From Cinclus cinclus chromosome 2, bCinCin1.1, whole genome shotgun sequence, one genomic window encodes:
- the CHAMP1 gene encoding chromosome alignment-maintaining phosphoprotein 1: MDMLQILRKTTERLECDYCSFRGTDYENIQIHMGTVHPECCDEMDAAGLGKLIFYQKSAKLFHCHKCFFTSKMYCNVYYHIKAQHAAPEKWNEEQKEQQVEGDSDSSKKSVTLEPQKPTLSPESHKPALSPELPKSEPVVSPKLQKSSVSPEPQKPAQVTSSEPEKSVQTVSPDPEKSAQATSPDPERLASSVSPDPQKPSPVVSPDPQKPSPVVSPDPQKPAPGVSPDPQKPAPAVSPEPRRHSPATSPEPRRHSPAMSPEPRRHSPAVSPEPRRYSPAVSPEPKKPPPAVSPEPRRYAPAGSPEPRRHPSQTRRPASASSPETRRPASAVSPESWRPGPAVSPEPWRSSPHEVQKSSTVSPWASKPVMSVSVESRRSAPESRRPGPVVLPEPRRLVSDSCKSTSFSESQKSTLVSSEPWKPISSVYPEGWKPVLSPDTWKHSPPVSPELRKSSHTVSSDSWKPSFFPEVRKPGVSVSPESWKLSESRKSMYFPETQKSTSAASSEIQKRAHFPEPRKRVLFPETRKSNPTASTDVQKRAVFSEPQNQMSASAVSTEGQKQALCSEAQKSALVSSEVQKHALVSEAQKLSSISSEVQESTSFLESQKPTSPEVQKHGLFTESQKPTPLSPETLKQAVFTDCQKSAVSPDVQKHAVFSEMQKPAAALSSDVQRHAETTVPSEIQKNILFSEPHKSASGFFSEPQTPSESGESDFLSHSLDDQKPLDDLFSQDEQSLLAKESPEHMLYSCPKKKPKKENQENSDSELNSSECGKTVVDSMEIKEQESNSDQEQYDMESSDYSKESKMDATTPTQPLVLQFTEEKEAFISEEEIAKYMKRGKGKYYCKICCCRAMKKGAVLHHLVNKHNVQSPYKCKICGKAFLLESLLKNHVAAHGQSLLKCPRCNFESNFPRGFKKHLTHCQSRHSDETPKKHLDSLEPLEEQI, from the coding sequence ATGGACATGTTGCAGATACTACGTAAAACCACAGAGCGCTTGGAATGTGACTACTGCAGCTTCAGGGGAACTGACTATGAAAACATACAAATTCATATGGGTACCGTTCACCCAGAGTGTTGTGATGAAATGGATGCTGCTGGTTTGGGTAAACTTATATTTTATCAAAAAAGTGCAAAACTGTTTCACTGCCATAAATGTTTCTTTACCAGCAAGATGTATTGCAACGTATATTATCACATCAAAGCACAGCATGCAGCACCTGAGAAGTGGAATGAAGAGCAGAAAGAGCAACAGGTAGAAGGAGATTCAGATTCATCCAAAAAGAGTGTCACGTTGGAACCACAGAAACCTACCCTTTCCCCTGAGTCACACAAACCTGCCCTTTCTCCTGAACTCCCCAAATCTGAACCTGTTGTTTCCCCCAAACTTCAGAAATCTTCTGTGTCTCCAGAGCCCCAGAAGCCTGCTCAGGTGACTTCCTCAGAGCCAGAGAAGTCAGTCCAGACTGTGTCCCCAGATCCAGAAAAGTCAGCCCAGGCCACATCTCCCGATCCAGAGAGGTTAGCCTCATCTGTGTCCCCTGACCCACAGAAGCCATCTCCTGTCGTGTCCCCTGACCCACAGAAGCCATCTCCTGTCGTGTCTCCTGACCCACAGAAGCCAGCCCCAGGCGTGTCCCCCGACCCACAGAAGCCAGCCCCAGCCGTGTCTCCAGAGCCCCGTCGGCACTCCCCAGCAACATCTCCAGAGCCCCGTCGGCATTCCCCTGCCATGTCTCCAGAGCCCCGGCGCCATTCTCCCGCTGTGTCTCCAGAACCGCGCAGATATTCCCCAGCTGTGTCACCAGAGCCAAAGAAACCtcccccagcagtgtcccctgaACCACGGAGGTATGCCCCAGCTGGGTCTCCTGAGCCACGGAGGCATCCCTCTCAAACGCGTAGGCCAGCTTCAGCTTCTTCTCCTGAAACCCGGAGGCCTGCTTCTGCAGTTTCACCGGAGTCATGGAGACCTGGGCCAGCTGTTTCCCCTGAGCCCTGGAGGTCTTCACCTCACGAAGTGCAGAAGTCTTCCACGGTTTCTCCCTGGGCTTCAAAGCCTGTCATGTCGGTGTCCGTAGAGTCCCGGAGGTCTGCCCCCGAGTCCCGAAGGCCTGGTCCGGTTGTGTTGCCTGAACCTAGGAGGCTTGTTTCTGATTCGTGTAAGTCTACGTCCTTTTCTGAATCCCAGAAGTCTACTCTTGTTTCTTCTGAACCCTGGAAGCCCATCTCATCTGTTTACCCTGAAGGCTGGAAACCTGTTCTGTCCCCTGACACATGGAAGCATTCTCCCCCTGTTTCTCCTGAACTTCGAAAGTCCAGTCACACTGTTTCCTCTGACTCTTGGAagccttctttctttcctgaggTCCGTAAGCCTGGCGTTTCAGTATCTCCTGAATCTTGGAAACTCTCTGAGTCACGGAAATCTATGTATTTTCCCGAAACTCAGAAATCCACCTCTGCTGCTTCATCCGAGATTCAGAAACGGGCTCATTTCCCTGAACCTCGGAAAAGAGTGTTGTTCCCAGAGACTCGTAAATCTAATCCTACTGCTTCTACTGATGTCCAGAAACGTGCTGTCTTTTCTGAGCCCCAGAATCAGATGTCTGCTTCTGCTGTTTCTACTGAAGGTCAAAAACAAGCTCTGTGCTCTGAAGCCCAAAAATCCGCTCTTGTTTCTTCTGAAGTCCAGAAGCATGCCCTGGTTTCTGAAGCCCAGAAACTTAGTTCCATTTCCTCTGAAGTTCAGGAGTCTACTTCCTTTCTAGAGTCTCAGAAACCCACATCTCCTGAAGTTCAGAAACATGGCCTCTTTACTGAGTCCCAGAAACCTACTCCTCTCTCTCCTGAGACACTTAAGCAAGCTGTTTTCACAGACTGCCAGAAATCTGCTGTTTCCCCTGATGTTCAAAAGCATGCTGTATTTTCTGAGATGCAGaagcctgctgctgctctgtcctcTGATGTCCAGAGACATGCTGAAACTACTGTACCTTCTGAAATCCAGAAGAACATCCTGTTTTCCGAGCCTCACAAGTCTGcttcaggctttttttctgaGCCCCAAACACCAAGTGAGTCTGGTGAGAGTGACTTTCTCTCTCACAGTTTAGACGATCAGAAACCACTGGATGATTTATTCTCACAGGATGAACAATCATTATTAGCCAAAGAATCACCTGAACACATGTTATATTCATGCCCAAAAAAGAAGCCCaagaaggaaaaccaggagAACTCAGATTCTGAACTAAATAGCAGCGAGTGTGGAAAAACAGTGGTGGACTCAATGGAGATAAAGGAACAAGAATCCAACAGTGACCAAGAGCAGTATGATATGGAGTCATCTGATTACAGCAAAGAGAGCAAAATGGATGCAACTACTCCTACGCAGCCACTTGTGCTTCAGTTTACTGAAGAGAAAGAGGCTTTCATCTCTGAGGAAGAAATAGCAAAATACATGAAGCGTGGCAAGGGAAAGTATTACTGCAAAATTTGTTGCTGTCGTGCAATGAAAAAAGGTGCTGTCTTGCACCATTTAGTTAACAAGCATAATGTTCAAAGCCCATACAAATGTAAAATATGTGGCAAAGCTTTTCTCTTGGAGTCTCTTCTTAAAAATCATGTTGCTGCTCATGGTCAAAGTCTGTTGAAGTGTCCTCGTTGTAATTTTGAATCAAATTTTCCCCGAGGCTTTAAGAAACATTTAACCCATTGCCAAAGCCGTCATAGTGATGAGACACCTAAAAAACACTTGGACAGCCTTGAACCACTTGAAGAAcaaatttaa